The genomic stretch CCATATGGACTCAACAATTCGAGAAAACAGCCACGATTCAACTCTTTCGAGCGCAATAAGGAATGTCAAGACGTCTTCCAAGTCATCGGATTCATCAATTGACTGAGACCGATGCCCCTTACCCTTAAGGCGGGCTGTGTCTGAAAGCCTTCCATCATTACTATTTATACTTGGTTCATTTGGCAGTTCTGCAGCAATCTGGCTGACAATGGACCTCAACATTATTGAATTGGATAACCAGAAGGTTAGCCTGCAAAATATTAGCTTCTCGGTTCAGTCAAATTTACGGCATGATAGAGAGGAAAATCAGTATATGTGATATCTGAAAATATTACATAAAAACATCAGGATTTAGACAATATCAAAGTTCTATATATCCGAATCTATGAAATACCTTGGTACATCGTTTCCACATGCTTTAGAAACCAGAACTAGACCAGATACGGCAGTTCTTGCTGCACTAGCTCGTTTAGCTTGTGATCTTGTTCTGCAAGCATTCTTATAAAATCTGGATAGTCGCCGAGCAGGAGCATGGACCTTATTTACAGAACTGGAATGCTCAGCAACTATGGAAAATAAACTCACCTCAGTTGCTGCTGCCTCTCTCAATTCTTCCTCAAGCATCTCGACCCTCATTTTCCATTCATTTTCTCTAAGAGAATGATAAGCTTCTGCTTCTTCTCTTTCAACTGGTGCACTGATTTTACCTACCTTGTTTAGTCCATTTGGTACATTCAAGTCCGGCGGATTCCCCCCAACATAAGCGTCGGCTAGATCACCATTTACTTTGACTGAATCATGTTTCTTAACAGACTTCTCATGCTTCAGCCGCGATGGTGGGATTGCTGGTCCTTTCCTTCTAGGAGCAAGGATATCACTTCGCGTTTCAATCTGCCttctagtggcttcttcttccgaCAATTTCTGCAACAATCTTTCTTCTATACTCTGTTCGTCCAATTCAATATTTCTCCTTGCCATTTTTTCCTGAACCTTCACCCATCCAGCGTGTGCATTGTTATTTGGCAAAGCATCGGACTGCCACTCCTTTTCTCGAGCAGAAAGGGAGTACAAAGAGTTGGACTTAgcaccatattctccataatgATTGGCTGACATAGCGTCATGTGCAAGTCTATCAAAGGATTGTACTTGCACAAATGGAGTGCTTTTAGAGGCATCATATAACTCCCCACTGCTATCATGAAAATTTGTGCATGAGGGAGAAGATATGTTTAAGGGGGGGCTAGAGCTCTTCTTGACAAGTGACATGCTTCGTTCAGCAAGTTTAGATGAAGAAACATAACGCTTCACTGACTTCCATGTATCTGATGATGCACCAGCTGATGAATGATTTCCGTGTCCACTCTGCATTTAAGTGAAAATGAAGATATAATATGAACATTCATCAAGCAAAGGTGAAAGAGGGTGCGGGAGATCATAGGTGTTCTTTAACTATGGTTTCTCTCATTATATACTATTCACATTATCAAAGTATAAAGACTTACAATTATAGATTTTCAATTGAAAAATCTATATCTCTTCCTCaatctatttaattttttatgaaattgtGTCACATTAGCAAGAAAAACAACCCAATTCCAAGAATATGTGTTCAGCAAAATTCCAAATACAAAGTTTAAATACCAATGAATAACAAGCCTACCAACCTTCTCACTTCGAGATGGTGACGGCATTGCAACCTCAAAGGCTGACGAGCCAGCAGTTCTTGATGAACGTGAAGAGACATCATCATCTGTATAAGACGCGATTTCTGAGTCATCATCATCACCGCCATCCAGAGATGCTTCGTTCGAAAAACCAACACTAGGCGAAGAGTGAGGTGCATCTTTTTCAGTCATTTCCAACTTAATTGCCAGAGCCGGATGCACTGAGCCATTAGGGATTTTCTTGAAAGTTAACGGAACATTTACTTTTAATTCATCGTCAATCATTCCATAATCTGCCAGGTTTAGTGAAGCTGTAGCCAAGAGATGACCTCTAACTTTGTCCTTACGAGGCTCAAACAAGCTGAATTCCAAATAGTTTTTACCAAACTTTTTTTTGGCCTTCTTCCAATACAGTGTTGTGGAAAACTCGAAAGACTCACTAAATGTAATGCTGGATTCACCAGTAACAGCATGAAAGGATCCGGAGCTCTCACTACCATTTTCCCATTTAATCAATACAATTTGAAGAGACCTAAAGCTTTCTAATGGAGGCCAAGGCTTAATCTCCTCTATGGTAACCGTATATTCGACTCGAACAGCTACACCCTTTTTGTGCTTGGATTTCATCCCAAGAACCATTGCTTTGCGATAAATGGATCAAAATGTAGGCCTCTACTTGTGTCTGATTAGGCACAACCTGATCAACAAATCCAAGATATGAACGATATTATCTACTTGAATAAGTATTAACTCAGGCGtatgaaaataagaaaaagggATTTACTGCATTTTGTCAAGTTTAGCTAATACAATTTGCCAGATTGGTCAATTTTGCATAAGAAAATCATCTGTTTACGAAATGCATTATGTACACGTAATCGGAATCGTATCAGCAGCAGATCATGACACAATTAGGAAAATACAATAAATCCGAAAAAAGAAGAGGTTTGAGCCTTTCACCTTGCAATGGAAAGATGAAGAACAATGGGAAAGGAGAGTCTTCTCCGCTGATTGGAGTCCTTGTTTGGAGTAATGAGTCCACCACTGTCAACTTTCGTTATaccaaaagaaaatgaatggAATTGGAGTCATTGTTCGTCGCGTTAATCCTGAATTGCAGGAAAATGCATACCAAAAAATTGAATTACAAATATTTTTATCAGAATTAAGCAATATTACATAAATCAGTCGCATGGTAATTGGTATTGATATTTATACTACGACGTGGCGGAGACTCAGAGATAATTAGGCGCCAGATTTCTTAAGAATTTATTCGGTTCGTCTCTTTAATAAATAATAAGCCGTTTTTATTACCTTCTCTTTGACCAGTTCGGAATGTGATACtagtaaaattattatatttatatttttcaaattatgtTTAGTTTTtagtgaaatattttttaaaagtaaaatgttgttacggacgttctccgtaacgaggccggatggagttgatacgatcatatccatatcccaattatttagttgcatatttgatttaccatatcttttccatatttgtttagatatttgtttcttgttcattaagttagtagcattataaataggagttattgttatcactttattcattcaatgaatatattattttccacaaacttgtcttgagtaacaagaatatcatatttcgtttccaaattgttgttcatcggagaacgtccgaaaatcagcaattcgtgagctttccttcgagcacgtcgaaggttcgatcaccttatctctccgagaagttagccatccggcctcgttacggagaacgtccgtaacaactggtgctctCATTGAGGTACTCATCCTCCATCTTCGTTCATCTAtatttcccaaaaaaaaaaaaaaaaaaaaaaaaaaaaaaaaattcagccaCAGCACTACCATCACAACCGCATCTAATCCACTCCACCGTACTCATGACGTCAACACACCATGGCCAATATACGTCGGAACTGCCGACGAGGGGGGCGACGCCGGCGCTGCAGATCTGCCCGCCGCGACACCCCAACACCGGCGACTATCGACCGGACCAAAGAGATCAATCCGGGAAGTCTTCTGTCGACCCAATCACTTTAGGGTTTGAAAAGTTGAATGCTCGCTTCGACAACTTGGATCGACGGTTGGACAATTTAGCACGGCAACCGTTCAACCGGGAGCCAAGGCAGACTCGTCGTCGCGACAACTGGGACCCACCATGGACCCGTCGGACCACTGCATATCAGCGTTCTTCATCCTACGAGCTAGATATGTACTCGCCATCACCGCCCAAGCGCCGAcctacctgttgggacccaccTGTCTATCGAGAGACACCAAGGCAACGCCCCTTCAACGAGGTCTCGGTGTATGATCAGCCGTTGGGCCATGTCCCTAACTCACGTCGGAATCAACCTTACACGGCGCGACAAATATGATTTTACTGCAAAAATTTTGCGagacaaaaactcaaaaatggtgtaaattttgaatttggtgtaaatTGTTGGAGTAAAATTACTATTTGGTGTGTTGTATATTCgaaaatgggtttgagtttggtgtaaatggttggagatggtctaaGACATCTCCACCCATActccaaaaatgagttttggtgtAGAAATCTTCTCTAACcgtacaccaaactcaaacctatttttggtgttttttatGAAACAACATCAAATATGATGTTATTGCAAAATATTTGTGAGACAAAAACTTAAAATTagtgtaaattttgaatttggtgtaaatggttggagtaaaactaCTTTTTGGTGTAACCGGATACTGAAAAAtgtgtttgagtttagtgtaaattatTGGAGATGTTATAACTGAAAAAATAAACCATCGTTTTGTATAGGATTATAGGAGTCAATTGTCAATTAATGCGACATCCAATTTTAAGGCTATATTAAGATCATTGTATAATATCATTACATTTTTATTTAGTGTATAATTAACACTATCAAATTCGTTGAGTCATCGTGAGTGATGTTTCATTGTTTTGTAATATTCGAATTTACAGTGTTTTAGTATAATACATTGAACAAATTTGACAATATGGTCAATACATGAGATCAAGTGTCTCAAATTCGAATTCATTGATAggctatttttaaaattatttgttcattcacaaaaataattaataataggATGAAAGTTAAATTTGgataatctttttttttttgttatttgcaATAACTAGACCGAAACAACACTCGCTTTACAATATAGTTTAGGAACTATCCATTGATTTACCTGCTTTTcgattcaatgaatatattttcaATTGAAAACATAATTTTATGATTCTCTTGCAAGAAAGTTGTAACTTCAATGATTAATTTCTAACTAAcaacaaatttttaaataaGTCATGCAGCAAAGAGGAAAGGTGAAGTAATCACGTTCGCAGGCTGAATTAAGTCtgcaatttattatttattggaaaatttGGCTCGAAAAAATACTTGAATTTGTTGatgtattatgtatatataggaaaatgattgGGCGAGAATGATAAATAGTTCAAGAGAAGGAAAATTATACGAATGCTTTTATGTTTAGGGCTTGTTTGATACTATGGTTATGTTAAGATAAGCCCAAATATGGATATATATCTGAATATTTCATGTGTTTGATATAAAACTATAATGGGCCTTGTTTTTTTCAAAAGCCCAACACGCACAACACACACCAAAACAGCTCGCCATCGccattctcttcttcctcctcctctttcTCTCACTTCCCCCAAATTCCACCCACCTGCTTAATCTCCCACCCTAATTCGTCCGACTAACCCCCCTCGTGTATTTTCCGCCAAATTTCCCACCCTAATTCCCCCATCGCCATTACCTTCCGATTCTCGTGTATTTTCCGCCAATTTTTTGGGGGTATTACGGCTGCGGAGGATCTCTGATTGTTTCCGATAACCATGGGTTCGATTGGAGCAGATCTGAGCCGGAAAATCCACCCCCGAGCGGTGGACGACTTCGATCGGTTGCCGGACTCGCTCATCCTATTGATCTTCAATATAATCGGAGACGTCAAGCACTTGGGGCGATGCTGCGTCGTTTCGAGGCGGTTCCACTCGCTTGTTCCCCAGGTCGACAACGTCGTTGTCCGCGTCGACTGCGTGATCTCCGACGACGATCCTTCCTCCAcctcatcctcctcgtcctccgcctcctcctccgccgacAAGTCGCGCCACCCGATCTCCTCCTTCTTCCGCACCTTCTTCTCGGGACTCCAAACGGACGCCTGGCGTGAGAGTGACAAATGCGGTGTGTGAACGGAGACAGCAGAATGAGAGAGATGGAGCTGCCTGGCTTTGTTTTCCCAATTTGAgaactagagagagagaggtggaaGTCTTTGTCACATAGAGAGAGAGTTTTGAGAATGATAATACAAAAGTTTAGGAAAAAGAGATGGGGGTTGAGATTGTTTCTGTTTTGTGAATTGTAGAAGATGacacaaagagagagaaaataggaGTGGAATGGCTGTGTACGTGTAGGAAGAGTAGGGAATAGGAGTAAtagtttatttgtttatttctttaacTTTTAGAGTAGGGAAATAGGCCCAATAGGCCCAATAACATATATATCTAATCTGTGCATAACCCAACCAACGTATCAAACGAGCCCTTAATGTAATGTAACTTATATTTGGTGAGTACTAACTCAGTCAATACAATATTATATTATCCGCATAGGCCCCGTTCGGTTGCCTATATTCAGTCTCAAGATTAGATCAAACTCATGTTTGGTTGGTAATATTATACCTCTGGCTCAATCTGAGATTGAATCCAGGATGAATAGTCAGGAGATAAGTAATCCGGGCTGACCCCCCCCCTTCCCCCATCAATTTTCCTATTAACTATTATAATATATGTAAATAAGAACTTAAATGTGTATTCGGTAATCCAGTTGGTTGGAGTCATGGTCACTTATCCAATGTGTCCCGAGTTCGATTCCGATGGATAGCGTTTTATAATCATTTTTATTCTctcaactatttttttcttttttatctctTCTATTTATGCAACTTTGTCATTCTTCTTGCTATTTATTAAGCataatgtgaatattttttttttatttttatttttttggaacaTAATTTCTATTCACTTCATAATTGCTTTCTTCTATCATtatactaataataaaaaaaatatagaaaagaatTATTGTATTCTAGTATTtgttagtataatttatatctTCATTGATGTTTTCTATGATAACATTTAAACATCATAAAAGATTCGTTTCGTATTGAAAATATTGATTATTTCGAACTTCTGATGTCACGAACATCGAAAAAATTCTATATATATTAACGATAATTTGTGCCcccattttttaatttctgaCTTTGCCGCGGTGCATAGATATTAACTTTCCATCTCTACCCTCTGCAAATTCAGCGAATTTGATATCCTCTGACCGCCGTAGAATTAGATTTGGGGAGAGAGAGAATTAGATTTGGAAAGAAAGAGAGGATGAGAgtatccgcaacggtggcgacgatcgccaccgccgtccgcgccgctggcaaggcgaagcaccgccgccgctgcgctgcatcgagcagcgccgtgccagcgagcaactgacgtggcggcacgggattgggcaacggcatagccgttgccttcaatttttttttacttaaaaatcggtatttaattgtaaataatgataaaaaaaataaaaaaaaatattttccaaatccaaaaatatggccgtttttttcccgttttttctgatttttttttatttttttcccccaaaatcatctataaatacacacattcatcatccatttatcacatcaaatcatctctcattcatctctcattcataattctcatacaaactattatggcggaagcggagcgcgaagaacaacaatactacgaacaacatcgtgccgcttacgaagcatatgtagcggcgaatacccccgctcctcctcctcaacgaactagatcaaatcgccgctacatccatcgtgaccgggagggagcccacgaaaggctcgttgccgacaaaccgcggtttccggcagattactttaggcgccgttttcgcatgtcaaagcgtttgttcatgcgaattgtcaacacattgtccgcacgtgttgaattcttccaaacaggtccagatgcaacatagtgaaggccccggctcggctgtggtacgtgaataatatcaccgacatcatgttcacgtgtattatcttacacaacatgattatagccgacgaagggccgagggcggctagcttctacgacgaggatgaagccggaagctcaacagcgaggtctcccccacgccgaggtgagcatacgacggttggccagaggatcgagacaaggcacacaatgcgcgatacccgaacccacattcaaTTACAAGAAGACcaaatcaaccacatgtgggcgaaattcggcaacgagtagtgtttttttaatttttagtattttaattgtgtaattttaaatttttaggattttaattatgtcgtttttattttatttgtcatttgtaattttatttagatttttttaatgaattttattattatggaaatgttattgtttaattgaattttaaattaattgtgctcgtccttgcggaagagcacagcttgtgggtgttgtgctcttgccagagagcaggcagaaaaagtggggccgggcccacaaccgtgccgctggcaagagcacggttgtgaatgctctaatgattatatacatatatatatatagagagaaaaagacGATCAATTTGGGAAGAGAGAGGATGACGATTATATACATATCTATAGAtctatagagagagagaaaaggcgACTAGATCTGGAAGAGGGAGAGGATAATGATTATATCtatattcattttcatttgttattttttctaattttcatTTTGTGTTATTTAAAATTGGTGTTTCTATTTAATTTTGCAATAGCTCGTGTAATGTAGTtaaataatttgtaattttttatttaattttcaacaGTTTGTGCAATGTGATTATTAAACCTATTTCCTATAATAGTTTTAAAATTGGTAtggtcatatttttttataatactgTATTTGATTAAAaggtgtattttgtatttttattatatattacgCATGATTTCATGGAATGATGTCtgattaaaagagaaaaaatgacAGTTATAATAAGACTTTTATTATTGAAGCATAAGAATGACTACGGATTTAATAGAATCATAGAAATTTGTATTTGAAGTTTAGATATTGAagcataaaaataataatgttttTGCTAAATTTTTGTTTGAAAATGGAATTTgacatatatttgtttcttttgGAGCAAATTCGTTCAGCAACATAAAATATTGGACCTAACGTTTGGGAGAAGTATTATAAGGCGGTTTCTGCATGGGAGTATTTCGATGCCTGGTTTCCTTCCTCGCATACACCGATTCACAcgagcactgatattgcacttagactaggtcactGGCGGAGGTCCTCTTTCCAGAGGGCTCCCGCCATGCATATTAGTTTTCTGGTTCCTTGTTTGATTGCTTAGTTTCTTTGGATGGAGAGGAACGACTGCAAACATGGTGGTCGTCATTTTCGtcattcacatgttatttggcaggtcactcaTCACCTGCATGTGCCTGTTCTGGCCGGCAAGCTCGTCCC from Salvia splendens isolate huo1 chromosome 4, SspV2, whole genome shotgun sequence encodes the following:
- the LOC121799284 gene encoding uncharacterized protein LOC121799284, with the translated sequence MVLGMKSKHKKGVAVRVEYTVTIEEIKPWPPLESFRSLQIVLIKWENGSESSGSFHAVTGESSITFSESFEFSTTLYWKKAKKKFGKNYLEFSLFEPRKDKVRGHLLATASLNLADYGMIDDELKVNVPLTFKKIPNGSVHPALAIKLEMTEKDAPHSSPSVGFSNEASLDGGDDDDSEIASYTDDDVSSRSSRTAGSSAFEVAMPSPSRSEKSGHGNHSSAGASSDTWKSVKRYVSSSKLAERSMSLVKKSSSPPLNISSPSCTNFHDSSGELYDASKSTPFVQVQSFDRLAHDAMSANHYGEYGAKSNSLYSLSAREKEWQSDALPNNNAHAGWVKVQEKMARRNIELDEQSIEERLLQKLSEEEATRRQIETRSDILAPRRKGPAIPPSRLKHEKSVKKHDSVKVNGDLADAYVGGNPPDLNVPNGLNKVGKISAPVEREEAEAYHSLRENEWKMRVEMLEEELREAAATEVSLFSIVAEHSSSVNKVHAPARRLSRFYKNACRTRSQAKRASAARTAVSGLVLVSKACGNDVPRLTFWLSNSIMLRSIVSQIAAELPNEPSINSNDGRLSDTARLKGKGHRSQSIDESDDLEDVLTFLIALERVESWLFSRIVESIWWQTFIPHMQPTVSKDSNRERSSGKKKASSRRNYLGGNEQASFSIELWRKAFKDAHERLCPIQARGQTCGCLSALVILVMQQLVNRLDVAMFNAILRESAKDMPTDPVSDPISDTKVLPVKPGKASFGTGAQLKNIIGNWSRWLTDLFGLEDDSTDDEGVTLGDISKPKPYKAFCILRSLSDLMMLPYEMLADVSTRKEVCPMFGPAIIKRVLKNFVPDEFSPNPIPPYIIHILSAEVRPDSPEDMVTSFPYVSAATKYSPPPAALLSCVGEVGKQVLKSSRLSTLKKSYSSDDEIDELDSPLTTIIPDSYQSSAALAKLSFMPKEKGGTNAIRYQLLREIWRDDD